Proteins encoded by one window of Cinclus cinclus chromosome 14, bCinCin1.1, whole genome shotgun sequence:
- the INSYN2B gene encoding protein INSYN2B gives MSNEMGRKETRYLQTLNCDSMAQQNMKMRPVLLKRNSLDSADFVRHPQHRRTKSQQVRFKEDGVSTKAELEAHPARDTALTTGKTELFRDHNFLLTQSPTFPRAQKGLRNIAIQTSPSLRKHFPVFKRKRLTVSKSLTEMPAEPTNSIQVNGNLCEPDVLSSELCYLRISNDLEDGCRNSEVGLGQRSSKAQSNGPRYSDDFSASDKTTASTQVPEYIHVSFPQDRNVPLDAPDTTTVSSNSLHSSTVINSNESHENSTLSSDSERAEPCLSNSVDCSECNPHSAAAAEVEKSNSELPVASKDARSKETTPLSPPSNPSSSPCFLRDCQQAGEHKPDSSCVMLPSDNFPTASLTSSKASKPCLSCSTEMEKNSTQSDVSQCNSCLEGFHRKSYPPRNEINPQSNKEINEINQIHSEHGELCALQGRLQSVEESLQSNQEKIKVLLNVIQDLEKSRALSEGRNFYHTGQDLNNCSTCQNTACIIYSVEYDFRQQEGRFHQILKTLDNEEQNAASASPQKLPPDPPAPEKKELRRKTKKVKRKCFWWI, from the exons ATGTCAAATGAAATGGGTCGCAAAGAAACGCGTTACTTACAGACTTTAAATTGTGATTCAATGGCCCAGCAAAACATGAAGATGCGACCAGTGCTACTGAAAAGGAACAGTCTGGACTCGGCGGATTTTGTGAGACACCCCCAGCACCGCAGGACCAAATCCCAGCAGGTCCGGTTCAAGGAGGATGGtgtcagcaccaaggcagagctggaagctCATCCTGCCCGAGACACAGCACTCACAACTGGAAAAACAGAACTGTTTAGGGATCACAATTTTTTGCTAACTCAGTCTCCAACTTTTCCAAGGGCTCAGAAGGGGCTTCGGAATATTGCCATACAAACTTCTCCCAGCCTCAGGAAACACTTCCcagtttttaaaaggaaaaggctGACAGTAAGCAAATCACTGACAGAAATGCCAGCGGAGCCTACAAATTCTATCCAGGTAAATGGCAACCTTTGTGAACCAGATGTTTTGTCCTCAGAGCTCTGCTACTTGAGGATAAGTAATGACTTGGAGGATGGATGCAGGAATAGTGAGGTGGGCTTGGGTCAAAGGTCATCAAAAGCACAAAGCAATGGACCGAGGTACTCGGATGATTTCTCAGCGTCAGACAAGACAACTGCGTCTACACAGGTGCCTGAATACATTCATGTGAGTTTTCCACAAGACAGGAACGTTCCTCTGGATGCACCAGACACAACCACCGTCTCAAGTAATTCACTGCATTCTTCTACTGTCATCAATAGCAACGAAAGTCATGAAAACAGCACACTGTCATCTGATTCTGAAAGAGCAGAGCCTTGCCTAAGCAATTCTGTGGACTGCAGTGAATGTAACCcccactctgctgctgctgctgaagtggAGAAAAGCAATTCTGAGCTGCCTGTAGCCAGTAAAGACGCCCGCAGTAAGGAAACTACTCCACTGTCACCCCCATCAAATCCCAGCTCATCTCCTTGTTTCCTCAGAGACTgtcagcaggcaggagagcacaAGCCAGATTCCAGCTGTGTGATGTTACCAAGTGATAATTTCCCAACAGCGTCACTCACCAGCAGCAAAGCATCAAAACCCTGTCTGTCATGTAGtactgaaatggagaaaaattcCACCCAGTCAGATGTTTCCCAGTGTAACAGCTGTTTAGAAGGATTTCACAGAAAGTCTTATCCACCAAGGAATGAAATAAACCCGCAAAGCAACAAAGAGATTAACGAAATAAATCAAATTCACTCGGAACATGGCGAACTCTGTGCCCTACAAGGCAGGCTGCAGTCTGTAGAGGAATCCTTGCAGTCGAACCAGGAGAAGATTAAAGTCCTTTTGAATGTAATCCAAGACCTGGAAAAATCCAGAGCCCTCAGTGAAGG GCGTAACTTCTACCACACTGGGCAGGACCTCAACAACTGCAGCACCTGCCAGAACACTGCGTGCATCATTTACAG TGTAGAATATGACTTCAGACAACAAGAAGGAAGATTCCATCAGATTTTGAAAACACTGGACAATGAAGAGCAAAATGCAGCTTCAGCTTCTCCTCAGAAGCTGCCGCCTGATCCTCCAGCTCCCGAGAAAAAGGAGTTaaggagaaagacaaaaaaggtgaaaagaaaatgcttctggTGGATTTGA